Proteins from one Cryptomeria japonica chromosome 4, Sugi_1.0, whole genome shotgun sequence genomic window:
- the LOC131037219 gene encoding cytochrome P450 716B1: protein MVLWEILVVSVASASAIFFVPYNGSWISIGAAVISCVLASLASAYAIFYAPLLWAAIRLKAKGNMPPLLPGRFGIPYWGESLDYLTSWNDKLNPDVWYDRRKAKHGDVFMTHILGSPTVVMLGAQANKFILTNENRLFRNSWPKSLNVLIGKNALINSQDADHKRMRRITHSVLGVETLKKSIARFERLVVQHLDSGWRPGQVVHAHHKVKEMLLSLAADFFMGLKAGEELESFRRNFHDFSAGLLSQPLDLPWTAFAKAKQAREAMIAQFLSLIQLCRSSLDKREEAEDSFISMVLRAQEEGNGVSLSDEETADNLMGLFTGGYDTTASALSTVLRHLSLSPQVLQRLRNDCEKIRENLGGKNLTWNEIKSMEYLHNVIAEGLRIVAPINGGFKQAKVDVVYGGYTVPKGWKVHFSMRQTNNKEEYFKSPEIFDPNRFNEKHDPFSYIPFGQGNRMCPGNEFAEIEMKVFLYHLVLRYDLNLVEVDEPINMYFMPHPMHGLPIFLKPIA from the exons ATGGTGTTGTGGGAGATACTTGTGGTGAGCGTAGCATCTGCATCTGCTATTTTCTTTGTTCCATACAACGGCAGCTGGATTTCCATTGGAGCAGCTGTAATTTCCTGTGTTTTGGCGAGCTTAGCGTCTGCATATGCTATTTTTTACGCTCCTCTTCTCTGGGCGGCTATAAGACTGAAAGCTAAAGGCAATATGCCTCCGCTTCTGCCAGGGAGATTTGGGATCCCTTACTGGGGAGAATCGCTCGATTATCTGACCTCCTGGAATGATAAGCTCAACCCGGACGTGTGGTATGATAGGCGAAAGGCCAAGCACGGAGATGTTTTCATGACCCATATTCTGGGAAGCCCCACAGTGGTCATGTTGGGCGCGCAGGCCAACAAGTTCATCCTTACCAACGAAAACAGGCTGTTCAGGAACAGCTGGCCCAAATCTTTGAATGTTCTGATTGGGAAGAACGCTTTGATTAATTCCCAGGACGCAGACCACAAAAGGATGAGGCGGATTACACATTCCGTTTTGGGGGTGGAAACATTGAAGAAGTCAATTGCGAGGTTTGAAAGGCTTGTGGTGCAGCATCTGGACTCCGGCTGGCGTCCTGGGCAGGTTGTGCACGCCCACCACAAAGTGAAGGAAATGCTGCTGTCTTTGGCTGCCGATTTTTTTATGGGGCTAAAGGCTGGGGAAGAGTTGGAGAGCTTTAGACGGAATTTTCATGATTTCAGCGCTGGGCTCCTATCTCAGCCTCTTGACCTTCCCTGGACGGCTTTTGCCAAGGCCAAGCAGGCGCGCGAAGCCATGATCGCTCAATTCCTTTCGCTGATCCAGCTGTGTAGAAGCTCGTTGGACAAAAGGGAAGAAGCGGAGGACAGCTTTATAAGCATGGTATTGAGAGCGCAGGAGGAAGGGAATGGAGTTAGTTTGAGTGACGAGGAGACTGCAGACAACTTGATGGGTCTTTTCACTGGCGGATATGATACCACGGCCTCAGCTTTGTCTACAGTTCTTAGGCACCTCTCTCTCTCGCCACAGGTCTTACAACGCCTCCGTAATG ATTGTGAAAAGATCCGAGAAAACTTGGGAGGAAAGAATCTCACTTGGAATGAGATTAAAAGTATGGAGTACTTACACAATGTAATAGCAGAAGGACTACGCATAGTGGCCCCTATTAATGGAGGATTTAAGCAAGCAAAAGTAGATGTTGTATATGGAGGCTATACTGTTCCCAAGGGATGGAAG GTTCATTTCTCCATGAGGCAAACAAATAACAAAGAAGAATACTTTAAAAGTCCAGAGATATTTGATCCAAATCGTTTCAATGAGAAACATGATCCATTTTCGTACATCCCTTTTGGGCAAGGTAATCGGATGTGCCCAGGAAATGAATTTGCAGAGATAGAGATGAAAGTGTTTCTCTATCATCTAGTGCTAAGATATGATTTGAATTTGGTGGAAGTGGATGAACCTATCAATATGTACTTCATGCCCCATCCAATGCATGGTTTACCTATATTTCTCAAGCCAATTGCTTGA